A portion of the Acidisarcina polymorpha genome contains these proteins:
- the rpmH gene encoding 50S ribosomal protein L34 codes for MPKRTFQPNRRHRSKTHGFRVRMKTKSGAAVLSRRRAKGRHRVSVSAGYRD; via the coding sequence ATGCCGAAGCGCACATTTCAACCCAATCGCCGTCACCGTTCAAAGACCCATGGCTTTCGGGTACGTATGAAGACCAAGAGCGGAGCCGCCGTACTCTCCCGCCGCCGCGCCAAAGGCCGCCATCGCGTCTCCGTCAGCGCCGGATATCGCGACTAA
- the rnpA gene encoding ribonuclease P protein component, with amino-acid sequence MLVNCITISTTEPSPIRVVGQAQRLPPPEVGAVLAHGPLSQDMHAVAMIPNHVSLDHRLRKHADYQRVYREGRKQFSSSMSYFYAQRSVDALTLSGPRVGLTAGKVLGKAVERNRIKRRMRDIVRRRVDMVSADVDIVLHPRKSVSTMEFARLESEVVRIFTTIQTTLNKGERNIGEKSRSEKTLRGGPEAALPVAEDQASS; translated from the coding sequence ATGTTAGTCAATTGCATCACCATCTCCACCACCGAACCATCACCAATCCGCGTAGTGGGACAAGCGCAGCGGCTGCCGCCCCCTGAAGTTGGGGCGGTACTCGCACACGGACCCCTATCGCAGGATATGCATGCCGTCGCCATGATTCCGAACCACGTAAGCCTGGATCATCGCCTGCGCAAGCACGCCGACTATCAGCGCGTCTATCGCGAAGGGCGAAAGCAGTTTTCTTCGTCGATGAGTTACTTCTACGCGCAGCGTAGTGTGGACGCGCTGACGCTGTCTGGTCCACGCGTCGGCCTGACCGCCGGCAAAGTTCTCGGCAAGGCGGTCGAACGGAATCGCATCAAGCGCCGCATGCGCGATATCGTTCGCCGCCGCGTCGATATGGTGAGTGCCGATGTCGACATCGTGCTGCATCCGCGAAAGTCTGTCTCTACCATGGAGTTCGCCAGGCTGGAGAGCGAAGTCGTACGCATCTTTACCACGATTCAAACGACCTTGAACAAAGGCGAGAGGAACATCGGCGAGAAGAGTCGAAGTGAGAAGACCCTGCGCGGCGGCCCAGAAGCTGCCCTGCCAGTGGCTGAAGATCAGGCTTCTTCGTGA
- the yidD gene encoding membrane protein insertion efficiency factor YidD, translated as MNAPGNATESSNTNALSNFNAPGKTSPMRRRTRLGQALFVGYKQWLSPALHAAMGVAGGCRFQPTCSEYAVLAIERHGLAKGILLAIRRIAKCHPWHRAEFDPVPGSWSPRAPFAAASMQTYTPPVTIEPAELAPGPALRP; from the coding sequence GTGAACGCGCCTGGCAACGCTACCGAGTCCAGCAACACCAACGCGCTTAGCAACTTCAACGCGCCCGGGAAGACCAGTCCCATGCGACGTCGCACCAGGCTAGGCCAAGCTTTGTTCGTTGGCTACAAGCAGTGGCTCTCTCCGGCTCTCCACGCCGCTATGGGGGTTGCGGGCGGCTGCCGCTTTCAACCCACGTGCTCGGAATACGCCGTTCTCGCGATCGAACGTCATGGTCTTGCGAAAGGCATACTTCTTGCGATCCGGCGTATCGCCAAATGCCATCCGTGGCATCGTGCCGAATTCGATCCGGTCCCCGGCTCCTGGTCTCCCCGTGCCCCTTTTGCGGCTGCATCCATGCAGACTTACACGCCGCCAGTTACCATAGAACCAGCAGAGCTTGCGCCAGGGCCGGCATTGCGGCCATGA
- the yidC gene encoding membrane protein insertase YidC, with translation MPEIKNPNQQGGGGQDPKTMLAFTAIFILMFLGLQYFKPKKTPETGAQQQQRSLPATAETPASSPASPAATATAKSGVVSAANAVQASSESSTIVENELYRVQFSNRGAQVTSWILKKYKDGDGKPLDLVNQKAAAQFGYPLSLFTYDSGLRTRLSEALFVPSTTGVVNAPGSVTFTWSDGSLTARKKFSFDSSYVVHAETSVEQNGTPVTALLTWPSGFGDQETLPQFAKSSFNTMQAGKSTSDAYKKVIGGATLNGPFDWAGVSDLYFAAIFLPDAPQQTTVVQLHNEETIPRNIKKPDPNATDRAPVLGAAMGVVGGSSSARLYAGPKLIDVLKSVKATGPAGKPTGPDIEPIVSFGWMKFISEPLFLILHWMHEHIVSNWGWSILLLTLLINLCMLPTRITMMKSALKMQRIQPQMEAIKERYKKYKMNDPRRQDMNKEIFDLQKKEGANMFGGCLPMLIQWPLLYGFYNMLSNVFELRQAHWLWLPDLASPDPLHILPVFFIVSMFLVQYLTPSPGVDPAQQRMMAFTMPAVFGFMTWSVASGLALYWACGNIVNIVQQTVMNRTSLGREMHDIAAKRAAKRLGKPAASRR, from the coding sequence TTGCCAGAGATTAAGAACCCCAATCAGCAGGGCGGCGGCGGCCAGGACCCGAAGACCATGCTCGCCTTCACGGCGATTTTCATTCTCATGTTCCTCGGGTTGCAATACTTCAAGCCAAAGAAGACGCCGGAGACCGGCGCTCAGCAACAGCAACGTAGTCTCCCGGCGACGGCTGAAACCCCCGCTTCGAGCCCCGCTTCTCCCGCGGCAACAGCGACAGCGAAGTCGGGGGTGGTGAGTGCCGCCAATGCCGTGCAGGCCAGCAGCGAATCCTCAACGATTGTCGAGAACGAACTTTATCGAGTCCAGTTCTCCAATCGCGGCGCGCAGGTGACCTCCTGGATTCTCAAGAAATACAAAGACGGCGACGGCAAGCCGCTCGACCTCGTAAACCAGAAGGCCGCGGCCCAGTTCGGGTACCCGCTCTCCCTCTTCACTTACGACAGCGGGCTCCGTACCCGCCTCTCTGAGGCGCTCTTCGTTCCCTCAACCACTGGCGTTGTCAACGCACCCGGCTCCGTCACCTTCACCTGGTCTGATGGCAGCCTCACTGCGCGCAAGAAATTCAGCTTCGATTCAAGCTATGTCGTTCATGCCGAAACATCGGTCGAGCAGAATGGCACGCCAGTCACTGCGCTCCTCACCTGGCCCTCCGGCTTCGGTGATCAGGAGACGCTGCCGCAATTTGCCAAGTCGAGCTTCAACACCATGCAAGCCGGCAAGTCGACTTCGGATGCCTATAAGAAAGTCATCGGCGGCGCGACCCTGAATGGCCCCTTCGACTGGGCGGGCGTCAGCGATCTCTACTTCGCCGCCATCTTCCTGCCCGATGCGCCACAGCAGACTACCGTCGTCCAACTGCACAACGAAGAGACGATCCCGCGCAACATCAAGAAGCCCGATCCCAACGCCACAGATCGCGCGCCCGTTCTCGGCGCCGCGATGGGCGTGGTTGGCGGCAGCTCTTCGGCCCGCCTCTACGCCGGACCTAAACTGATCGACGTGCTCAAGAGCGTGAAAGCAACTGGTCCAGCCGGCAAGCCGACCGGACCTGACATTGAGCCCATTGTCAGCTTTGGCTGGATGAAGTTTATCTCCGAACCGCTTTTCCTGATCCTCCACTGGATGCACGAACACATCGTCTCCAACTGGGGCTGGTCGATCCTGCTACTGACCTTGCTCATCAATTTGTGCATGCTGCCTACCCGCATCACCATGATGAAGTCGGCGCTGAAGATGCAGCGCATCCAGCCGCAGATGGAAGCCATCAAGGAGCGATATAAAAAGTACAAAATGAACGACCCGCGCCGCCAGGACATGAACAAGGAGATCTTCGACCTTCAAAAGAAAGAAGGCGCGAACATGTTCGGCGGCTGCTTACCGATGCTCATCCAATGGCCGCTGCTCTACGGCTTCTACAACATGCTCTCGAATGTCTTCGAGCTTCGTCAGGCGCATTGGCTATGGCTGCCCGATCTGGCGTCCCCCGATCCGCTCCACATTCTTCCGGTTTTCTTCATCGTCTCCATGTTCCTGGTTCAATATCTGACGCCGTCCCCCGGTGTGGATCCCGCTCAGCAGCGCATGATGGCCTTCACCATGCCTGCGGTCTTTGGCTTTATGACCTGGAGCGTCGCTTCTGGACTCGCACTCTACTGGGCCTGTGGCAACATCGTCAATATCGTGCAGCAGACGGTCATGAATCGCACCAGCCTCGGCCGCGAGATGCACGATATCGCGGCGAAACGCGCAGCCAAGCGCCTCGGCAAACCCGCCGCCAGCAGGCGATGA
- a CDS encoding protein jag produces MPIEDHAAAANKIAGFLQTLVKTGGLRVKYRITAGGGAADPDGLEAREIYVELAGPDAALVTERGGELLRALEHVAAKIIRLEPEEHDKVSFDANQFKTLRAQELKLTAETAAESVRRTGQPFSFAPMSSRERRMLHLALQAYEEVETASSGEGLGRFVVAYPKGSPLARAAAVAPRNGSGRGGDRHSSRGFASRSRPERRPRREG; encoded by the coding sequence ATGCCGATTGAAGATCACGCAGCCGCAGCCAACAAGATTGCCGGCTTCCTTCAAACGCTGGTCAAAACCGGAGGGCTCCGGGTCAAGTACCGCATTACTGCGGGCGGGGGCGCCGCCGATCCCGACGGTCTTGAGGCCCGTGAAATCTATGTCGAGCTTGCCGGCCCGGATGCGGCGCTGGTGACCGAGCGGGGCGGGGAACTCCTGCGCGCCCTCGAGCATGTCGCCGCCAAAATCATCCGCCTCGAACCTGAGGAGCATGACAAGGTTTCCTTCGACGCAAACCAGTTCAAGACGCTCCGCGCCCAGGAGCTGAAGCTCACGGCCGAAACCGCTGCCGAAAGCGTACGGCGTACCGGACAGCCCTTCAGCTTTGCTCCCATGAGCTCTCGCGAGCGCCGCATGTTGCATCTTGCGTTGCAAGCCTACGAGGAGGTCGAAACAGCCAGCAGCGGAGAGGGTCTAGGGCGCTTCGTCGTCGCCTATCCTAAAGGTTCACCTTTGGCACGGGCCGCCGCCGTGGCGCCGCGGAACGGTTCGGGCCGCGGCGGCGATCGCCACTCCAGCCGCGGCTTCGCAAGTCGCAGCCGCCCCGAACGCCGCCCCCGTCGCGAGGGTTGA
- a CDS encoding DUF1259 domain-containing protein has translation MSIFDPTSLVTRRRALLTGAGLTGGLLAASLGRRVAFAQDEDGDSDDAAIAESIQDDIENIIEAEGSVSDGVFAIEIDRDDITSTTLHGVPIKPAFQINGDLNFQPYGDKQVIMNSDLCLKAKELDAFIHELISHDIVFQAEHQHLYDLAPIVWFIHFRAVGDPIKIAKGIKAALNVTSTPFPQTSPSNPTTPLPADEIGKILGAKPTIGADGVVTYQIPRKERITLGGLPINPYLNVSAPVAFQPYGGGQNAAAVPDFGMLASEINPVVGLMQKQGWDIGCLYNQETDEKPQLYFSHQFKTGDSIQLAKEIRNGFNLTNSRFQS, from the coding sequence ATGAGCATCTTTGACCCTACTTCGCTCGTTACCAGGCGACGCGCGCTCTTGACCGGTGCGGGCCTTACCGGCGGCCTGCTGGCGGCGTCGCTCGGCAGGAGAGTTGCGTTTGCCCAGGATGAAGACGGAGACTCCGACGACGCGGCGATTGCCGAAAGCATCCAAGACGATATCGAAAACATCATTGAAGCGGAGGGATCGGTATCCGATGGCGTCTTCGCGATTGAAATCGATCGCGACGATATCACCAGCACCACCCTGCATGGCGTCCCCATCAAGCCTGCATTTCAAATCAATGGCGACCTGAATTTCCAACCGTATGGAGACAAGCAGGTCATCATGAACTCGGACCTTTGCTTGAAGGCGAAGGAACTCGACGCGTTCATTCACGAACTGATCAGTCACGACATCGTCTTCCAGGCGGAACACCAACACCTGTACGACCTGGCGCCAATTGTTTGGTTCATTCACTTTCGAGCGGTTGGGGATCCGATTAAGATCGCGAAGGGCATTAAGGCGGCGCTCAATGTGACCTCGACGCCATTTCCTCAAACCAGCCCCAGCAATCCGACGACACCACTGCCGGCAGATGAAATTGGGAAGATCCTCGGAGCGAAGCCGACCATCGGTGCGGACGGAGTGGTGACCTACCAAATTCCACGCAAGGAACGCATTACCCTTGGCGGTCTCCCCATCAATCCTTACCTAAATGTTTCAGCGCCGGTCGCTTTCCAGCCGTACGGCGGCGGACAGAATGCGGCGGCGGTGCCAGACTTCGGCATGCTTGCCTCGGAGATCAACCCGGTGGTGGGCTTGATGCAGAAGCAAGGCTGGGACATTGGCTGCCTGTACAACCAAGAAACTGACGAGAAGCCGCAGCTTTATTTCTCCCATCAGTTCAAGACCGGAGATTCGATCCAACTAGCGAAGGAGATCCGCAACGGATTCAACCTGACAAATTCGCGGTTCCAGTCTTAG
- the mnmE gene encoding tRNA uridine-5-carboxymethylaminomethyl(34) synthesis GTPase MnmE translates to MPPKNRRFSKRTSDTVAGPLFCATNSQYPELEIRATTPVILWPSNPATQPIRAYTNQVHSHQDPTATADRRATDTIVAISTPPGRGGIGIVRLSGPDAVAIATPLLRIKNPLAHGQARFAEILDPDQSSYSSEGAKAIDQAIVTFFAASNSYTSEDLVEIAAHGSPVVLDLLLRRALERGARLAEPGEFTQRAFLSGRIDLTQAEAVRDLIDAQTLYQARVAADQLGGSLARRIQPAKAALITLIATIEAGIDFAEDDIDVILNSEILSRIETVRTQLTPVEASFAQGRIIHDGLTLAIVGQPNVGKSSLFNRLVERERAIVTSTPGTTRDLVTERVSLNGIPVNLIDTAGLRESTDEAEALGIQKSREAYAEADIVLIVLDATARIADQERELLAALNGRQIVVVLNKMDLISEALALHSDDEILYRRVIAWGEELSNVSKEELPVLAEELLVKEILALAVPVSAKTGQGITRLRQSILSLAQGSSADGQSGMLTNLRQHQSVAATVASLQAAAQSATQQIPHEMIMLDLYSALRNLDALTGQTTSDDILNQIFSTFCIGK, encoded by the coding sequence ATGCCGCCAAAGAATCGGCGCTTCTCCAAGCGGACTTCCGACACCGTCGCAGGTCCGCTTTTTTGTGCAACGAATTCCCAGTATCCCGAGTTAGAAATCCGTGCAACAACCCCCGTCATCCTATGGCCTTCAAACCCTGCAACACAACCGATTCGCGCCTACACTAATCAAGTGCACTCGCATCAGGATCCAACTGCCACCGCCGATCGACGAGCGACCGACACGATCGTCGCCATCTCAACCCCTCCCGGCCGTGGCGGCATTGGCATCGTCCGTCTCTCTGGGCCGGACGCGGTCGCCATCGCCACCCCTTTGTTGAGAATCAAAAACCCCTTGGCCCACGGCCAGGCACGATTCGCAGAGATCCTTGATCCTGATCAGAGCTCGTACTCTTCTGAGGGAGCGAAAGCGATTGACCAGGCAATCGTCACCTTCTTCGCCGCGTCAAACTCCTATACCAGTGAAGACCTTGTCGAAATAGCAGCCCACGGCTCGCCGGTGGTGCTCGACCTGCTTCTCCGCCGGGCGCTCGAGCGAGGCGCTCGCCTCGCCGAACCTGGAGAGTTCACCCAGCGCGCCTTTCTTTCCGGACGCATCGATCTCACCCAGGCGGAGGCGGTCCGCGATCTCATCGACGCTCAGACGCTCTACCAGGCTCGCGTGGCCGCGGACCAACTTGGCGGCTCGCTCGCGCGCCGCATCCAGCCCGCCAAGGCCGCCCTCATCACCCTGATCGCCACCATCGAAGCCGGCATTGACTTTGCCGAAGATGACATCGACGTTATTCTCAACTCTGAAATTCTGAGCCGGATTGAGACTGTCCGCACCCAGTTGACGCCTGTCGAAGCCTCGTTCGCCCAGGGCCGCATCATCCATGATGGACTTACTCTGGCTATCGTCGGGCAGCCCAATGTCGGCAAATCATCGCTTTTCAACCGGCTGGTCGAGCGCGAGCGCGCCATCGTCACATCGACCCCCGGCACTACTCGCGACCTGGTTACCGAACGTGTTTCCCTCAATGGCATTCCGGTGAATCTCATCGATACCGCCGGTCTTCGCGAATCCACCGACGAGGCCGAAGCGCTCGGCATTCAGAAGTCTCGCGAGGCTTACGCCGAGGCCGATATCGTCCTCATCGTCCTAGACGCGACAGCGAGGATTGCCGATCAGGAGCGAGAGCTGCTGGCCGCCTTGAACGGCCGGCAGATTGTCGTTGTGCTCAACAAGATGGACCTGATCAGCGAAGCCCTCGCTCTCCACTCGGACGACGAGATACTATACCGCCGAGTGATTGCCTGGGGTGAGGAGTTATCGAACGTTTCGAAAGAAGAGTTGCCGGTGCTGGCAGAAGAGTTGCTGGTAAAGGAGATCCTCGCGCTGGCCGTCCCAGTATCCGCGAAGACCGGCCAAGGAATCACCCGGCTTCGTCAGTCGATCCTGAGCCTCGCCCAGGGCTCGAGCGCCGACGGGCAGTCCGGTATGTTGACGAACCTGCGACAACACCAATCGGTGGCCGCGACCGTCGCCTCCCTCCAGGCCGCCGCGCAATCGGCAACTCAGCAGATTCCGCACGAGATGATCATGCTTGATCTCTACAGTGCTTTGCGGAACCTGGACGCTCTCACCGGCCAGACCACCTCCGACGACATCCTCAATCAAATCTTCTCTACCTTCTGCATCGGCAAGTAG
- a CDS encoding sensor histidine kinase, with protein MRTEELSVRDSLNILIVDDDEGDRKQIRRALKQTEAVCFESASVGEALEACEKKTFDCAIVDYRLAGQDGLSGIRLLHKRFPHLALIMITGQGDELVAAEAMKVGAMDYLSKNRVHAESLWRSVENAVHKATLLKKLDEQRGELEVFSRVLVHDLKGPLENLLLLAFLIEDNLREGISKGFPPGRLEEIASYCPALSRSVERMNALLDTLYKYTNAQTEVEFKPLPMGEVMIDALVNLKQLIQTRGAQVTYGELPTVFGSPQLVQLLQNLIANGIKYCDAETPLVHVSATALQSGLWQFAVQDNGIGIPEQSYQQIFEPFRRLHGIGKYEGSGLGLATCKKIVERHHGTIWCESKIGQGTTFCFTLPEWKPNVESADQHEQSLKMGDS; from the coding sequence GTGCGAACGGAAGAGCTGAGCGTGCGCGATTCACTGAACATCCTCATCGTGGATGATGACGAAGGGGATCGGAAACAAATCAGACGGGCACTGAAGCAGACTGAGGCCGTATGCTTTGAATCAGCGAGCGTCGGCGAGGCGCTGGAAGCCTGTGAGAAGAAAACATTCGACTGCGCCATCGTCGATTACCGGCTGGCCGGCCAGGATGGCCTGTCCGGCATCCGGCTGCTGCACAAGCGATTTCCCCATCTGGCGCTGATCATGATCACAGGCCAGGGAGATGAGCTGGTCGCGGCGGAGGCCATGAAAGTTGGCGCGATGGATTACCTCTCCAAGAACCGGGTCCACGCGGAATCGCTCTGGCGCAGTGTCGAAAACGCCGTGCATAAAGCAACCCTGCTGAAGAAGCTCGACGAGCAGCGGGGAGAGCTGGAAGTCTTCAGCCGGGTCCTGGTGCACGATCTCAAAGGGCCGCTTGAAAACCTGCTCTTGTTGGCTTTTCTGATCGAGGATAATCTCCGCGAAGGAATTTCGAAGGGCTTCCCGCCGGGACGCCTGGAGGAGATTGCCTCCTATTGCCCGGCTCTGTCGAGGTCGGTAGAACGCATGAACGCACTGCTCGATACCTTGTACAAATACACCAATGCTCAGACCGAGGTCGAGTTCAAACCACTCCCGATGGGTGAGGTTATGATCGACGCGCTGGTTAACTTGAAACAGTTGATTCAGACTCGGGGGGCGCAGGTGACTTACGGCGAGCTGCCAACCGTCTTCGGATCGCCGCAGCTCGTTCAGCTTTTGCAGAATCTGATAGCGAATGGCATTAAGTATTGCGATGCCGAGACTCCTCTGGTTCATGTGTCCGCCACCGCGCTGCAGAGCGGCCTCTGGCAGTTCGCGGTTCAAGACAACGGCATCGGCATTCCGGAGCAATCCTACCAGCAGATCTTTGAGCCATTCCGGCGTCTCCATGGCATCGGCAAATATGAAGGCTCCGGTCTCGGCTTGGCTACCTGCAAGAAGATCGTCGAGCGTCACCATGGGACGATCTGGTGCGAGTCGAAGATAGGCCAGGGCACAACCTTCTGCTTTACGCTGCCCGAATGGAAGCCGAACGTAGAGTCGGCAGACCAACATGAGCAGAGTCTAAAGATGGGTGATTCCTAG
- a CDS encoding response regulator has translation MITHSQAPLNILLLEDDDGDARALQRAFQKAGIENTIIRAVDGIEALDMLRGTNGKAKIMLPYLLLVDLNMPRMNGIQFIKALREDEELHPSIVFVLTTSKSDEDRVAAYHFNVAGYITKDKVAQDFLSLVTLVGIYERNVEFP, from the coding sequence TTGATAACACATAGCCAAGCACCGCTGAACATACTACTGCTTGAGGATGATGACGGAGATGCGCGGGCGCTTCAGCGTGCTTTTCAGAAAGCCGGTATCGAGAATACCATCATCCGGGCCGTGGACGGCATCGAAGCGCTTGACATGTTGCGAGGGACCAACGGAAAGGCGAAGATCATGCTGCCTTATCTGCTGCTTGTCGACCTGAACATGCCCAGGATGAATGGAATTCAGTTTATCAAGGCGCTACGCGAAGACGAGGAGCTGCATCCGTCAATTGTCTTTGTCCTGACAACTTCGAAGAGCGACGAGGATCGAGTAGCCGCCTATCATTTCAATGTCGCCGGATATATCACCAAGGACAAGGTGGCGCAGGATTTCCTGAGCCTTGTCACCCTCGTAGGTATTTACGAACGGAATGTTGAGTTTCCTTAG